The Rhea pennata isolate bPtePen1 chromosome 7, bPtePen1.pri, whole genome shotgun sequence genome contains a region encoding:
- the PAOX gene encoding peroxisomal N(1)-acetyl-spermine/spermidine oxidase isoform X1, whose product MEGSGGSGPRVLVVGAGLAALGAAQRLRAAGHLRLLEAGSWVGGRICTRPFGSGLAEMGAHWIHGPSERNPVFRLASHYGLLGPSAAKEENQQVEAGGHPLLRSITYGSSGKVLSPELVNSTHTLFSDLLDSTRIFLHANGLPVPSVGQYLRAEIARLAPTWEGDEDTKRLRLAILNACFKLECCISGTHSMDLVALGPFGEYTTLPGLDCTFPRGYSSLPDHMLSALPEGTVLLNKPVRTIQWQGSFREDGDTEKEFPVLVECEDGDSFLADHVIVTVPLGFLKECHQDFFQPPLPERKVEAIRCLGFGTNNKIFLEFEQPFWDPDYQFLEVVWEDESPLAEPSIDLEANWFKKLIGFVVIQPPEQHGHVLCGFIAGNESEYMETLSDAEVLSTLTRVLRTLTGNPDLPAPRSILRSRWHSAPYTRGSYSYVAVDSSGEDIDVLAQPLPEDASDPRPLQVLFAGEATHRTFYSTTHGALLSGWREADRLNDLYGATKPPYPAPRL is encoded by the exons ATGgagggcagcggcggcagcggcccaCGGGTGCTGGTGGTGGGCGCTGGGCTGGCGGCTCTGGGGGCAGCGCAGCGCCTCCGCGCCGCTGGCCACCTCCGCCTGCTGGAGGCCGGCAGCTGGGTCGGCGGCCGCATCTGCACCCGCCCCTTCG GTTCAGGGCTGGCAGAGATGGGGGCGCACTGGATCCACGGGCCATCAGAGAGGAACCCTGTCTTCCGCCTGGCCTCCCACTATGGTCTGCTGGGCCCCAGTGCCGCTAAGGAGGAGAACCAGCAAGTAGAGGCTGGAGGGCACCCGCTCCTGCGCTCCATCACCTACGGCAGCTCAGGGAAGGTGCTGAGTCCCGAGCTGGTGAACAGCACCCACACCCTTTTCTCTGACCTGCTTGATTCCACCCGCATCTTCCTCCATGCTAACGGGCTCCCTGTGCCCAGTGTGGGCCAGTACCTCCGGGCAGAGATCGCCCGACTGGCCCCCACCTGGGAAGGGGATGAGGACACCAAGCGGCTCCGGCTGGCCATTCTCAATGCCTGCTTCAAGCTGGAGTGCTGCATCAGCGGGACCCACAGCATGGACCTGGTGGCCCTGGGGCCCTTTGGGGAGTACACCACACTGCCTGGCCTCGACTGCACGTTTCCACG AGGCTATAGCAGCCTCCCTGATCACATGCTGTCAGCTCTGCCTGAGGGCACTGTCTTGCTCAACAAGCCAGTGAGGACTATCCAGTGGCAAGGGTCCTTCCGTGAGGATGGGGACACAGAGAAGGAGTTCCCTGTACTGGTGGAGTGTGAGGATGGTGACTCATTCCTCGCTGATCACGTCATCGTCACCGTCCCGCTAG GTTTCCTCAAAGAATGCCACCAGGACTTTTTTCAGCCTCCTCTGCCTGAACGGAAAGTAGAAGCCATTCGCTGCCTGGGTTTTGGCACCAACAACAAGATCTTCCTGGAGTTTGAACAGCCGTTCTGGGACCCGGATTATCAGTTCCTCGAAGTAGTGTGGGAGGACGAGTCACCTCTTGCAGAGCCTAGCATTGACCTGGAGGCCAACTGGTTCAAGAAGCTCATTGGCTTTGTGGTTATCCAGCCACCAGAACA GCATGGGCATGTCCTTTGCGGTTTCATTGCTGGGAACGAGTCAGAGTACATGGAGACCCTAAGTGATGCAGAAGTTCTCAGTACCTTGACACGTGTCCTTCGTACGCTGACAG GGAACCCGGACCTGCCCGCTCCCAGGAGCATACTCAGATCCCGGTGGCACAGCGCTCCCTACACCCGGGGCTCATACAGCTACGTGGCCGTTGACAGCTCAGGGGAAGACATTGATGTGCTGGCTCAGCCCCTGCCCGAGGACGCATCTGACCCCAGG CCCCTGCAGGTCCTCTTCGCCGGTGAGGCCACACATCGCACCTTCTACTCAACCACACACGGGGCCCTGCTATCAGGCTGGCGGGAGGCTGATCGCCTCAATGACCTCTACGGGGCCACCAAGCCACCCTACCCTGCTCCCCGGCTCTGA
- the PAOX gene encoding peroxisomal N(1)-acetyl-spermine/spermidine oxidase isoform X2, which translates to MGAHWIHGPSERNPVFRLASHYGLLGPSAAKEENQQVEAGGHPLLRSITYGSSGKVLSPELVNSTHTLFSDLLDSTRIFLHANGLPVPSVGQYLRAEIARLAPTWEGDEDTKRLRLAILNACFKLECCISGTHSMDLVALGPFGEYTTLPGLDCTFPRGYSSLPDHMLSALPEGTVLLNKPVRTIQWQGSFREDGDTEKEFPVLVECEDGDSFLADHVIVTVPLGFLKECHQDFFQPPLPERKVEAIRCLGFGTNNKIFLEFEQPFWDPDYQFLEVVWEDESPLAEPSIDLEANWFKKLIGFVVIQPPEQHGHVLCGFIAGNESEYMETLSDAEVLSTLTRVLRTLTGNPDLPAPRSILRSRWHSAPYTRGSYSYVAVDSSGEDIDVLAQPLPEDASDPRPLQVLFAGEATHRTFYSTTHGALLSGWREADRLNDLYGATKPPYPAPRL; encoded by the exons ATGGGGGCGCACTGGATCCACGGGCCATCAGAGAGGAACCCTGTCTTCCGCCTGGCCTCCCACTATGGTCTGCTGGGCCCCAGTGCCGCTAAGGAGGAGAACCAGCAAGTAGAGGCTGGAGGGCACCCGCTCCTGCGCTCCATCACCTACGGCAGCTCAGGGAAGGTGCTGAGTCCCGAGCTGGTGAACAGCACCCACACCCTTTTCTCTGACCTGCTTGATTCCACCCGCATCTTCCTCCATGCTAACGGGCTCCCTGTGCCCAGTGTGGGCCAGTACCTCCGGGCAGAGATCGCCCGACTGGCCCCCACCTGGGAAGGGGATGAGGACACCAAGCGGCTCCGGCTGGCCATTCTCAATGCCTGCTTCAAGCTGGAGTGCTGCATCAGCGGGACCCACAGCATGGACCTGGTGGCCCTGGGGCCCTTTGGGGAGTACACCACACTGCCTGGCCTCGACTGCACGTTTCCACG AGGCTATAGCAGCCTCCCTGATCACATGCTGTCAGCTCTGCCTGAGGGCACTGTCTTGCTCAACAAGCCAGTGAGGACTATCCAGTGGCAAGGGTCCTTCCGTGAGGATGGGGACACAGAGAAGGAGTTCCCTGTACTGGTGGAGTGTGAGGATGGTGACTCATTCCTCGCTGATCACGTCATCGTCACCGTCCCGCTAG GTTTCCTCAAAGAATGCCACCAGGACTTTTTTCAGCCTCCTCTGCCTGAACGGAAAGTAGAAGCCATTCGCTGCCTGGGTTTTGGCACCAACAACAAGATCTTCCTGGAGTTTGAACAGCCGTTCTGGGACCCGGATTATCAGTTCCTCGAAGTAGTGTGGGAGGACGAGTCACCTCTTGCAGAGCCTAGCATTGACCTGGAGGCCAACTGGTTCAAGAAGCTCATTGGCTTTGTGGTTATCCAGCCACCAGAACA GCATGGGCATGTCCTTTGCGGTTTCATTGCTGGGAACGAGTCAGAGTACATGGAGACCCTAAGTGATGCAGAAGTTCTCAGTACCTTGACACGTGTCCTTCGTACGCTGACAG GGAACCCGGACCTGCCCGCTCCCAGGAGCATACTCAGATCCCGGTGGCACAGCGCTCCCTACACCCGGGGCTCATACAGCTACGTGGCCGTTGACAGCTCAGGGGAAGACATTGATGTGCTGGCTCAGCCCCTGCCCGAGGACGCATCTGACCCCAGG CCCCTGCAGGTCCTCTTCGCCGGTGAGGCCACACATCGCACCTTCTACTCAACCACACACGGGGCCCTGCTATCAGGCTGGCGGGAGGCTGATCGCCTCAATGACCTCTACGGGGCCACCAAGCCACCCTACCCTGCTCCCCGGCTCTGA
- the MTG1 gene encoding mitochondrial ribosome-associated GTPase 1, translated as MRRWAAALWAAAGPGGCRSRFDFGGRDVASWFPRHMAKGLRQMRGALRRADCLIEVHDARIPLSGRNPMLQEALGIRPHILVLNKMDLADPHRQLKVLERLKQEGCSHVVFTDCQRDDNVRKIVPLVAKLVSNSPRYQRAENMEYCIMVIGVPNMGKSSLINSLRRLHLKKGKATAVGGEPGITKAVLTRIQVCEKPLMYLVDTPGVLPPKLEDVETGMKLALCGAVRDHLVGEDIMADYLLYTLNKHQQFRYVQRYGLGEACDDIERVLKRVALTLGKTQKVKVLTGTGNVNVTMLDYSAAAYELIRAFRAGHLGRVTLD; from the exons ATGCGGAGGTGGGCGGCGGCGCTgtgggcggcggcggggcctggcggcTGCCGCAGCCGCTTCGACTTCGGCGGCCGCGACGTGGCCTCCTGGTTCCCGAGGCACATGGCCAAAG GGCTGCGGCAGATGCGGGGCGCCCTGCGCCGCGCCGACTGCCTCATCGAAGTGCACGACGCCCG CATCCCGCTGTCGGGTCGTAACCCCATGCTGCAGGAGGCACTTGGCATCCGCCCGCACATCCTGGTGCTGAACAAAATGGACCTGGCTGACCCCCATCGGCAGCTG AAAGTCTTGGAGCGGCTGAAGCAGGAGGGATGCTCACATGTTGTCTTCACTGACTGCCAGCGGGATGACAACGTCAGGAAG ATTGTTCCCCTGGTTGCCAAGCTGGTCAGCAACAGCCCACGCTATCAGAGAGCTGAG AACATGGAGTACTGTATCATGGTGATTGGTGTGCCGAACATGGGCAAGTCATCACTCATCAATTCCCTGCGAAGGCTGCACCTCAAAAAGG GGAAAGCTACTGCGGTTGGTGGCGAGCCAGGCATCACCAAAGCGGTGCTGACCAGAATCCAG GTCTGTGAGAAGCCCCTGATGTACCTGGTGGacacacctggagtgctgcCTCCAAAGCTGGAGGATGTGGAGACGGGCATGAAGCTGGCGCTGTGTG GAGCCGTCCGTGACCACCTGGTGGGGGAGGACATCATGGCTGATTACCTGCTGTACACGCTGAACAAGCATCAGCAATTCCG GTATGTGCAGCGCTATGGGCTAGGCGAGGCCTGTGATGACATCGAACGTGTGCTCAAGCGTGTGGCACTGACGCTGGGCAAGACGCAGAAGGTGAAGGTGCTCACAGGCACAG GGAACGTCAACGTGACAATGCTGGACTACTCAGCTGCTGCCTACGAGCTCATACGGGCTTTCCGGGCGGGACATTTGGGCAGGGTGACACTGGACTGA
- the ECHS1 gene encoding enoyl-CoA hydratase, mitochondrial isoform X2, whose amino-acid sequence MAAALHALLRPAAAARSCRRALLPPPPPRRCPGARACSAGAPFQYIVVQKKGAKQDVGLIQLNRPQALNALCDGLMREMRQALDAFEGDPQVGAIVITGSEKAFAAGADIKEMQNKTFQQCYSGGFLADWNRVATVRKPVIAAVNGYALGGGCELAMMCDIIYAGEKAQFGQPEILLGTIPGAGGTQRLTRAVGKSLAMEMVLTGDRISAQEAKEAGLVSKIFPVEKLLEAAISCGEKIAGNSKLVTVIAKESVNAAFETTLEEGNRTEKRLFYATFATDDRREGMAAFVEKRKANFTNS is encoded by the exons ATGGCCGCCGCGCTGCACGCGCTCCtccggcccgccgccgccgcgcgctcctgccgccgcgcgctcctgccgccgccgccgccccgccgctgccccggggcgcGGGCCTGCAGCGCCG GTGCCCCGTTCCAGTATATCGTGGTGCAGAAGAAAGGGGCAAAGCAGGATGTGGGCCTGATCCAGCTGAACCGGCCACAGGCCCTCAATGCCCTCTGCGATGGGCTCATGCGGGAGATGAGGCAGGCGCTGGATGCCTTCGAGGGCGACCCACAGGTGGGGGCCATCGTCATCACCGGCAGCGAGAAGGCCTTCGCAG CTGGTGCTGATATAAAGGAGATGCAGAACAAAACTTTCCAGCAGTGTTACAGTGGTGGCTTCCTCGCTGACTGGAACAGGGTAGCTACAGTTCGCAAACCAGTCATAGCAGCTGTGAATGGTTATGCG CTTGGCGGTGGGTGCGAGCTGGCCATGATGTGTGATATCATTTACGCCGGGGAGAAGGCACAGTTCGGACAGCCGGAAATCCTGCTGGGAACTATTCCAG GAGCTGGTGGGACGCAAAGGCTGACCAGGGCTGTAGGGAAGTCACTCGCAATGGAAATGGTCCTCACCGGAGACAGGATCTCCGCACAGGAGGCGAAAGAAGCAG GTCTTGTCAGCAAGATCTTCCCAGTGGAGAAGCTGCTAGAAGCAGCCATCAGCTGTGGGGAGAAGATTGCTGGCAATTCAAAGCTGGTGACAGTTATCGCGAAGGAGTCTGTCAATGCAG CCTTCGAGACCACGCTGGAAGAGGGGAACAGGACAGAGAAAAGACTCTTCTATGCCACATTTGCCACC GACGACCGGAGGGAAGGAATGGCTGCATTTGTGGAGAAGCGGAAGGCAAACTTCACCAACAGCTGA
- the ECHS1 gene encoding enoyl-CoA hydratase, mitochondrial isoform X1 codes for MAAALHALLRPAAAARSCRRALLPPPPPRRCPGARACSAAGAPFQYIVVQKKGAKQDVGLIQLNRPQALNALCDGLMREMRQALDAFEGDPQVGAIVITGSEKAFAAGADIKEMQNKTFQQCYSGGFLADWNRVATVRKPVIAAVNGYALGGGCELAMMCDIIYAGEKAQFGQPEILLGTIPGAGGTQRLTRAVGKSLAMEMVLTGDRISAQEAKEAGLVSKIFPVEKLLEAAISCGEKIAGNSKLVTVIAKESVNAAFETTLEEGNRTEKRLFYATFATDDRREGMAAFVEKRKANFTNS; via the exons ATGGCCGCCGCGCTGCACGCGCTCCtccggcccgccgccgccgcgcgctcctgccgccgcgcgctcctgccgccgccgccgccccgccgctgccccggggcgcGGGCCTGCAGCGCC GCAGGTGCCCCGTTCCAGTATATCGTGGTGCAGAAGAAAGGGGCAAAGCAGGATGTGGGCCTGATCCAGCTGAACCGGCCACAGGCCCTCAATGCCCTCTGCGATGGGCTCATGCGGGAGATGAGGCAGGCGCTGGATGCCTTCGAGGGCGACCCACAGGTGGGGGCCATCGTCATCACCGGCAGCGAGAAGGCCTTCGCAG CTGGTGCTGATATAAAGGAGATGCAGAACAAAACTTTCCAGCAGTGTTACAGTGGTGGCTTCCTCGCTGACTGGAACAGGGTAGCTACAGTTCGCAAACCAGTCATAGCAGCTGTGAATGGTTATGCG CTTGGCGGTGGGTGCGAGCTGGCCATGATGTGTGATATCATTTACGCCGGGGAGAAGGCACAGTTCGGACAGCCGGAAATCCTGCTGGGAACTATTCCAG GAGCTGGTGGGACGCAAAGGCTGACCAGGGCTGTAGGGAAGTCACTCGCAATGGAAATGGTCCTCACCGGAGACAGGATCTCCGCACAGGAGGCGAAAGAAGCAG GTCTTGTCAGCAAGATCTTCCCAGTGGAGAAGCTGCTAGAAGCAGCCATCAGCTGTGGGGAGAAGATTGCTGGCAATTCAAAGCTGGTGACAGTTATCGCGAAGGAGTCTGTCAATGCAG CCTTCGAGACCACGCTGGAAGAGGGGAACAGGACAGAGAAAAGACTCTTCTATGCCACATTTGCCACC GACGACCGGAGGGAAGGAATGGCTGCATTTGTGGAGAAGCGGAAGGCAAACTTCACCAACAGCTGA
- the LOC134142923 gene encoding proline-rich acidic protein 1-like has protein sequence MGPESTDGAAMNRFTILVGAALLLQVPGGTQALSNTKGKQLPTGPDSIKEIILGIKAVEPPEEGEINEDVEPGIKVFSSNAQAWRGPPGAQAIEGPEEDRDHLHHPKDNAVEDTEHVQRPALPRKVQNGPEEDWDHIYHGREEEM, from the exons ATGGGGCCAGAGTCCACCGATGGTGCAGCCATGAACCG CTTCACCATCCTCGTGGGTGCAGCTCTCCTCCTGCAAGTTCCTGGGGGCACCCAG GCACTGAGCAACACCAAGGGAAAGCAGCTGCCTACCGGGCCGGATTCAATCAAGGAAAT CATCCTGGGTATAAAAGCTGTAGAGCCTCCAGAAGAGGGTGAGATAAATGAAGATGTTGAACCAGGAATAAAGGTCTTCTCCAGTAATGCACAAGCCTGGAGAG gtcCTCCTGGAGCCCAGGCCATAGAAGGACCTGAGGAGGACCGTGATCACCTCCACCATCCCAAAGACAATGCTGTTGAAGATACGGAACATGTGCAGCGCCCAGCTCTGCCCCGCAAGGTGCAGAATGGCCCAGAAGAAGACTGGGACCATATCTACCATGGCCGAGAGGAGGAGATGTGA